One genomic segment of Flagellimonas marinaquae includes these proteins:
- a CDS encoding class I SAM-dependent methyltransferase, whose protein sequence is MSSIFKYFLNLIPRPLLIRLSYWVRPLIAFSLKGKTYTDPIDGKSFRKFLPYGYENPRENVLSPSTLSLERHRLLWLYLKNETKFFNQPLKLLHFAPEQAFYKRFKELENLEYTTTDLNSPLADVKADICDLPFKDDTFDVILCNHVLEHIPNDTKAMQELFRVMKLGGWGIFQIPQDINRAKTFEDNTITDKKERAHVFGQYDHVRIYGRDYFDKLRSVGFRVEEVDYTNTLSKEDVKKYRLAKGEIIPLVKK, encoded by the coding sequence GTGTCAAGCATATTTAAATATTTCCTTAATCTAATTCCTCGTCCTTTACTCATCCGATTGAGCTATTGGGTGCGACCGTTGATTGCATTTTCCCTAAAGGGAAAAACATACACCGACCCTATCGATGGAAAAAGTTTCAGGAAGTTTTTGCCTTACGGATACGAGAATCCTCGCGAAAATGTACTTTCCCCCTCCACCCTCTCCCTGGAACGGCACCGTTTGTTGTGGCTATATTTAAAAAACGAGACCAAATTCTTCAACCAACCGTTAAAACTCTTGCATTTTGCACCGGAACAGGCCTTTTACAAGCGCTTTAAAGAGTTGGAAAATTTGGAATACACGACCACTGACCTTAATTCCCCTTTAGCAGATGTGAAAGCGGATATATGCGACCTCCCTTTTAAAGATGACACTTTTGATGTAATCCTTTGCAACCATGTCCTGGAACACATACCCAACGACACTAAAGCCATGCAAGAACTATTTAGGGTAATGAAACTTGGCGGATGGGGCATATTCCAGATTCCACAAGATATAAATCGCGCAAAAACATTTGAGGACAACACCATTACCGACAAAAAAGAACGCGCCCATGTTTTTGGCCAATACGATCATGTCCGCATTTACGGAAGGGACTACTTTGACAAGCTTCGCAGTGTGGGATTCAGGGTTGAAGAAGTGGATTACACCAACACACTTTCAAAGGAAGATGTAAAAAAATATCGTTTGGCCAAAGGGGAAATCATCCCGCTCGTAAAAAAGTGA
- a CDS encoding FAD:protein FMN transferase, which produces MKNTVYLFGLMVFLFNCRTNETVKNQTRGNALGTTYSIIFIADKELDYQQEIDSVFRVLNQSMSTYIPDSDISKINQGDSTIQVDKMFKEVFEISSKVHNASNGYFDPTVGVLANAWGFGPGDQMELDSLRVDSLLSYVGWGKVQLNGDNTITKSHPSIRFDFNAVAKGYAIDRLGAMLDEKGIKNYLVEVGGEVLARGKNLDSGKQWSVGIDDPQVENGRQLKQIVALKDVAMASSGNYRKFRVDPETGEKYVHTINPKTGFTKNSNVLATSVVAKTCAVADAFATSFMAMDLEDSKAVLENHDELEAYIIYLDRNGETQEFFTPGFEALVKR; this is translated from the coding sequence ATGAAGAATACAGTCTATCTTTTTGGGTTAATGGTCTTCCTTTTTAATTGTAGGACCAACGAAACCGTAAAAAACCAAACACGGGGCAACGCACTGGGAACAACCTACTCCATAATTTTTATTGCGGATAAAGAGTTGGATTATCAACAAGAAATCGATTCTGTGTTCCGGGTTTTGAACCAATCCATGTCCACATATATTCCTGATTCTGATATTTCAAAGATCAATCAAGGGGATTCCACTATACAGGTGGATAAAATGTTTAAAGAGGTATTCGAGATATCCAGTAAGGTTCACAATGCTTCAAACGGTTATTTTGACCCTACTGTAGGTGTTTTGGCCAATGCATGGGGTTTTGGTCCAGGAGATCAGATGGAACTCGATAGTTTGCGCGTGGATAGTTTATTGAGTTATGTTGGATGGGGCAAGGTGCAGTTGAACGGGGATAATACCATAACCAAATCACACCCATCCATCCGGTTCGATTTTAATGCAGTGGCGAAAGGATACGCCATAGACCGACTGGGAGCTATGCTCGATGAAAAAGGTATTAAAAATTATTTGGTCGAAGTAGGAGGGGAAGTCCTTGCCAGAGGAAAAAATCTTGATTCGGGGAAGCAATGGTCGGTTGGCATCGATGATCCCCAAGTGGAAAATGGCCGTCAGTTAAAACAAATAGTTGCTTTAAAAGACGTTGCGATGGCGTCGTCCGGAAATTATAGAAAGTTTAGGGTGGATCCCGAAACAGGTGAGAAATATGTGCATACCATAAACCCGAAAACAGGATTTACCAAAAACTCGAATGTTTTGGCCACAAGTGTCGTGGCAAAGACCTGTGCAGTTGCCGACGCTTTTGCCACATCTTTTATGGCAATGGATTTGGAGGATTCCAAGGCTGTACTTGAGAATCATGATGAACTTGAGGCCTATATCATCTATTTGGATAGGAATGGTGAGACCCAAGAGTTTTTTACACCAGGTTTTGAAGCTTTGGTCAAGAGATGA
- a CDS encoding Na(+)-translocating NADH-quinone reductase subunit F, translating to MGRELTEQELHNLAMNIVGRELEADGFEFMAINSKLKKNPQYVCLKEKVLHFIVVRNVEFPLNPREYDPELMLTVKDHAEKFEAKTYFAGVGLWNASDRTEPLYLDQEYVVDYQGLIEI from the coding sequence ATGGGAAGAGAATTAACGGAACAGGAGTTGCACAATCTGGCCATGAATATAGTGGGTCGGGAACTGGAAGCAGATGGTTTTGAATTTATGGCCATTAATAGCAAGCTCAAAAAGAATCCACAGTATGTGTGCCTAAAGGAAAAGGTTTTGCATTTTATTGTGGTAAGAAATGTGGAGTTTCCCTTAAATCCACGAGAATATGACCCCGAGTTGATGCTAACAGTAAAAGATCATGCCGAAAAATTTGAGGCCAAGACCTATTTTGCCGGGGTTGGGCTATGGAATGCATCGGATAGAACAGAGCCACTTTATTTGGATCAAGAATACGTAGTGGATTACCAAGGATTAATTGAAATATAG
- the nqrF gene encoding NADH:ubiquinone reductase (Na(+)-transporting) subunit F: MILAASTGGTILITVVAFLVLLLLLVALLLFTKEKLSPSGPVTIKINGEKELEVGSGGSLLTTLGNQKIFLPSACGGGGTCIQCECHVLSGGGEALPTETPHFSKKELQHGARLACQVKVKQDMEITIPEEVFGIKKWDAKVVRNYNVASFIKEFVVEIPEEMNYKAGGYIQIEIPPCEVKYSDIDITAHPEEHETPDKFQAEWDKFNLWPLVMKNPETVERAYSMASYPAEGREIMLNVRIATPPWDRGKNGWMDVNPGIASSYIFSLKEGDPVTISGPFGEFFINESDAEMLYVGGGAGMAPMRSHLYHLFKTLKTNRKVTYWYGGRSKRELFYIDHFKQLEKEFPNFKFYMALSEPLEEDNWKVKKDINDEEGDGFVGFIHNCVIDNYLNHHETPEDIELYFCGPPLMNKAVQKMGEDFGIPDENIRFDDFGG, encoded by the coding sequence ATGATATTAGCCGCCAGTACCGGAGGTACTATACTTATTACCGTAGTAGCATTTCTTGTTTTGTTGTTATTGTTAGTGGCACTTTTGTTGTTCACTAAGGAAAAACTGTCACCATCAGGGCCAGTGACCATTAAGATCAATGGTGAAAAGGAACTGGAAGTAGGGTCTGGAGGATCTTTGTTGACTACCTTGGGTAATCAAAAAATATTTTTGCCATCAGCATGTGGTGGTGGTGGAACTTGTATCCAATGCGAATGCCATGTGCTTTCTGGAGGAGGCGAGGCATTACCAACAGAAACTCCCCATTTTTCTAAAAAAGAGTTGCAACATGGAGCTCGTTTGGCCTGTCAGGTCAAGGTGAAGCAGGACATGGAAATTACCATTCCAGAAGAAGTGTTCGGTATCAAAAAATGGGACGCCAAAGTGGTTCGTAATTATAACGTGGCCTCATTTATCAAGGAATTTGTAGTTGAGATTCCAGAAGAAATGAACTATAAGGCAGGAGGATATATCCAAATTGAAATACCGCCTTGCGAAGTGAAATATTCAGATATTGATATTACTGCCCACCCAGAAGAGCATGAAACTCCGGATAAGTTCCAAGCTGAGTGGGATAAGTTCAACCTATGGCCGTTGGTCATGAAGAACCCAGAAACGGTGGAAAGGGCCTACTCGATGGCTTCCTACCCGGCCGAAGGAAGGGAAATTATGTTAAATGTTCGTATTGCCACTCCGCCATGGGACCGTGGGAAGAATGGATGGATGGATGTAAACCCCGGTATTGCCTCTTCTTATATTTTTAGTTTGAAAGAGGGAGACCCAGTTACCATTTCCGGGCCATTCGGTGAATTCTTCATCAACGAATCCGATGCTGAAATGCTATATGTTGGTGGTGGTGCTGGTATGGCACCGATGCGTTCGCACTTGTACCACTTGTTCAAAACCTTAAAGACGAACAGAAAAGTGACCTATTGGTACGGAGGACGTTCCAAGAGAGAGCTATTCTATATCGACCATTTTAAACAATTGGAAAAGGAGTTCCCTAATTTCAAGTTTTATATGGCACTTTCCGAACCTTTGGAAGAAGATAACTGGAAAGTAAAAAAAGATATTAATGATGAAGAGGGAGATGGTTTTGTAGGTTTCATTCACAACTGTGTAATCGATAACTATTTAAACCATCACGAAACTCCTGAAGATATTGAACTGTATTTCTGTGGACCTCCTTTAATGAACAAGGCCGTTCAAAAAATGGGAGAAGATTTTGGTATCCCAGATGAGAATATCAGATTTGATGACTTTGGAGGATAG
- the nqrE gene encoding NADH:ubiquinone reductase (Na(+)-transporting) subunit E, with the protein MLEHLELFFKSIFIDNMVFAVFLGMCSYLAVSKKVSTAVGLGAAVIFVLGVTVPLNWLLDKYLLQDGALVWLGPEYADYDLSFLSFILFIATIATMVQLVEIVVEKFSPSLYNSLGIFLPLIAVNCAILGGSLFMQTRDIPNIGLALNYGISSGIGWFLAILAIAAIREKIRYSNVPAPLRGLGITFIITGLMGIGFQSFGGMLTGDNEPPEETQSTTVETTKEEKEIKEEIEDNEKAISYNEAINK; encoded by the coding sequence ATGTTAGAGCATTTAGAACTATTTTTTAAGTCGATTTTTATAGACAACATGGTGTTTGCGGTCTTTTTGGGAATGTGTTCCTATTTGGCCGTATCCAAGAAAGTTTCTACCGCTGTAGGATTGGGAGCTGCTGTAATATTCGTTTTGGGTGTTACAGTACCTTTAAACTGGTTGTTGGATAAGTATTTGCTTCAAGATGGAGCATTGGTATGGTTAGGGCCTGAGTATGCAGATTACGACCTTAGTTTCCTATCATTTATTCTATTTATTGCCACCATTGCAACAATGGTACAGTTGGTAGAGATCGTGGTGGAAAAATTTTCTCCCTCTTTGTACAACTCACTAGGTATTTTCTTGCCGTTGATCGCGGTAAACTGTGCTATTTTGGGTGGGTCACTTTTTATGCAGACAAGAGATATTCCAAATATAGGGTTAGCTCTTAATTATGGAATCAGTTCTGGTATAGGATGGTTTTTGGCTATTTTGGCCATTGCCGCCATTCGAGAGAAAATCCGATATTCCAATGTACCGGCACCATTGCGTGGTTTGGGAATCACATTCATCATTACAGGATTAATGGGGATAGGGTTCCAGAGTTTTGGAGGTATGCTTACCGGTGACAATGAGCCGCCAGAGGAAACCCAGAGCACAACAGTGGAAACCACTAAGGAAGAAAAAGAAATTAAAGAAGAGATTGAGGATAACGAAAAAGCAATCTCATATAACGAAGCCATAAACAAATAA
- a CDS encoding NADH:ubiquinone reductase (Na(+)-transporting) subunit D, whose protein sequence is MALLSKKDANLIKDPLTDNNPITIQVLGICSALAITAELKASVVMAISVLFVMGVGNVVISLIRNIIPSKIRIIVQLVVVATLVIVVDQVLKAFAYDLSKTLSVFIGLIITNCIIMGRFEAFALGNGPRRAFLDGIGNALGYGVILVIVGFFRELLGSGTLFGIKVLGDPIAKTGLYAIGYENNGFMIIPPAALIVVGIIIWVQRSRNRALIEEA, encoded by the coding sequence ATGGCGCTATTATCAAAAAAAGATGCAAATCTTATAAAAGATCCGTTAACGGATAACAATCCTATTACCATTCAGGTTTTGGGTATTTGTTCTGCGTTGGCGATTACGGCAGAACTTAAAGCTTCGGTTGTAATGGCAATATCCGTATTGTTTGTAATGGGAGTAGGTAACGTGGTCATTTCGTTGATACGAAATATTATTCCTTCGAAAATTAGGATCATTGTGCAATTGGTGGTCGTAGCGACCTTGGTAATTGTGGTGGATCAGGTGTTGAAAGCTTTCGCTTACGATTTGAGCAAAACCCTATCGGTATTTATTGGACTTATTATTACCAACTGTATTATTATGGGACGTTTTGAGGCATTTGCTCTTGGAAACGGCCCTCGTAGAGCTTTCCTTGATGGTATAGGAAACGCGTTGGGATATGGTGTGATTTTGGTAATTGTTGGGTTCTTTAGGGAGCTTTTGGGTTCTGGGACACTTTTTGGAATCAAGGTACTGGGAGATCCCATTGCAAAAACAGGACTGTACGCCATCGGTTACGAGAACAATGGATTTATGATCATTCCACCGGCAGCACTGATTGTTGTGGGGATCATAATATGGGTGCAACGTTCTAGAAACAGGGCATTAATTGAAGAAGCATAA
- a CDS encoding Na(+)-translocating NADH-quinone reductase subunit C, with amino-acid sequence MAMNTEKNSYTVIFAAIMVVVVGSILAFLATGLKPRIDENERFEKQQNILYAMGVNQNEGDGDVAFVPTTDVEGAFSKYITQQLVWDGTEVVQKENAYLIDVQKALADAKSGKDAELPLLIGEKDGEKYYIIPMYGKGLWDAIWGYISLDENMEVKGVFFDHKGETPGLGSNINQRFFMDDFKGESVLNNGAYEGIAVAKGNNDPLNNDKEDNAVDALAGATITGNGIAAMIKESLKLYKPYLETIRTN; translated from the coding sequence ATGGCAATGAATACGGAAAAGAATAGCTATACAGTAATTTTTGCAGCGATCATGGTGGTTGTTGTAGGTTCTATACTGGCCTTTTTGGCAACCGGCCTCAAGCCTAGGATTGATGAGAACGAGCGCTTTGAAAAGCAACAGAATATCCTTTATGCCATGGGTGTCAATCAAAATGAAGGCGATGGCGATGTTGCCTTTGTTCCCACAACCGATGTGGAGGGAGCATTTTCAAAGTACATCACCCAGCAATTGGTTTGGGATGGCACAGAGGTGGTTCAAAAAGAAAATGCATATCTGATCGATGTTCAAAAGGCATTGGCGGACGCCAAATCCGGTAAAGATGCGGAACTTCCTTTGTTGATCGGTGAGAAAGACGGAGAGAAATACTATATCATACCCATGTACGGCAAAGGACTTTGGGATGCAATATGGGGATACATTTCTTTGGATGAAAATATGGAAGTTAAAGGTGTCTTTTTTGATCACAAAGGAGAAACACCAGGTCTTGGATCCAACATTAACCAGCGCTTTTTTATGGATGATTTTAAAGGAGAATCTGTCCTGAACAACGGAGCTTACGAAGGTATTGCCGTGGCAAAAGGAAACAATGATCCATTGAACAACGATAAAGAAGATAATGCCGTGGATGCCTTGGCAGGAGCAACCATTACCGGTAATGGGATAGCGGCAATGATAAAAGAAAGCCTTAAGCTTTACAAACCTTATTTAGAAACCATAAGAACCAATTAA
- a CDS encoding NADH:ubiquinone reductase (Na(+)-transporting) subunit B, producing the protein MGMKEKLHQLKLKYQGKKMAPAFNALHTFLYMPNETTHSGGHVRAADDLKRTMNTVILSLVPCLLFGMFNAGYQHYSAINGFPESFSLMEHFLTWDNFLVGITTVLPLVIVSYGVGLAIEFLFAVIKGHEVEEGYLVTGMLVPLIIPVDTPLWMLTIAVAFGVVIGKEVFGGTGMNILNPALTIRAFLFFAYPTWMSGDKVWVHEAVERAGTADAISGETVLGSLAQGADYSYSLSDMFYGFIPGSVGETSTLLILLGGLFLIFTKIASWRIMVSAVIGSLAMGLIFNGVVEAGWLPEYSKFYTLMSFPYWQHLLVGGLAFGIVFMATDPVTGSQTNKGKWYYGFFIGFLSVMIRVFNPGYPEGVFLAILLMNVFAPTIDHYVVKGNVKKRLKRLKSATIYPKASDEVDSLKTETA; encoded by the coding sequence ATGGGAATGAAAGAAAAACTACATCAGTTAAAACTTAAGTACCAGGGCAAAAAAATGGCTCCTGCCTTTAATGCTCTGCATACATTTCTTTATATGCCGAACGAAACTACCCATTCGGGAGGGCACGTTCGAGCTGCGGACGATCTAAAGCGTACCATGAACACGGTAATTTTATCGTTGGTGCCATGCTTGCTATTTGGTATGTTCAATGCAGGATATCAGCACTATTCAGCGATCAATGGATTTCCGGAAAGTTTCTCCCTTATGGAACATTTCTTGACCTGGGACAACTTTTTGGTCGGAATCACCACCGTATTGCCGTTGGTGATCGTATCCTACGGTGTGGGTCTGGCCATCGAATTTTTGTTCGCTGTAATAAAAGGACACGAAGTAGAGGAAGGTTATTTGGTAACCGGTATGCTTGTACCGTTGATCATTCCTGTGGATACCCCACTTTGGATGCTTACGATTGCAGTTGCCTTTGGGGTTGTGATCGGTAAGGAAGTGTTCGGAGGCACCGGGATGAACATCCTTAACCCGGCATTAACGATTCGTGCATTTCTGTTCTTCGCTTATCCAACATGGATGAGTGGGGATAAGGTATGGGTGCACGAGGCAGTTGAAAGAGCCGGAACTGCAGATGCCATTTCTGGAGAAACCGTTCTTGGTTCATTGGCACAAGGTGCCGATTACAGTTACTCCTTGTCCGATATGTTCTACGGCTTTATTCCTGGTTCGGTCGGTGAAACGTCCACCTTGTTGATTTTGTTGGGAGGTCTTTTTTTGATATTCACCAAGATTGCCTCTTGGAGAATTATGGTGAGTGCCGTTATCGGTTCATTGGCAATGGGCTTGATTTTCAATGGAGTTGTTGAGGCTGGTTGGCTTCCAGAATATAGTAAGTTCTATACGTTGATGAGTTTCCCATACTGGCAGCACTTATTGGTGGGTGGATTGGCTTTCGGTATCGTATTTATGGCTACCGATCCGGTAACAGGTTCCCAGACCAACAAGGGCAAATGGTATTATGGCTTCTTTATAGGATTCCTGTCGGTAATGATAAGGGTTTTCAATCCTGGCTACCCAGAGGGCGTATTCTTGGCCATCTTACTGATGAACGTATTTGCTCCGACAATTGACCATTATGTGGTTAAGGGCAATGTTAAAAAGAGATTGAAGCGATTGAAGTCGGCTACCATATACCCTAAAGCTTCGGATGAGGTAGATTCATTAAAAACGGAAACAGCTTAA
- a CDS encoding Na(+)-translocating NADH-quinone reductase subunit A, whose translation MSKDIRIRKGLNINLVGAAEQTISKAVTSNVYALNLDDFHGITPKMLIKQGEDIKAGEPLFYNKNNEEMHFVSPVSGELVEIVRGARRRILTLKILADKEQDYVINKVPDLDTANGETIKSYLLQCGGWPFIKQRPYDVIADPGVTPKAIFISAYGTAPLAANPDFILKDKEQEIQAAILGLGKLTPGKIHVTVGKSNRSPFNDIEGVELHKISGPHPAGLVGTQINKIDPINKGETVWTISPQDLVMLGELLLTGKFNAERIVALAGSVIKEPKYYKTKIGAEISTFLYASGVKQDRFRLINGDVLTGTKTSTEGYLGFYNNTVTAIPEGDDYEFFGWNKPIFNKISSTRALTFSWLQPKKKYDLDTNTNGEHRAFVVTGKYEEVFPLDIYPLQLLKACMIKDLDEMEQLGLYEVAPEDFSLTEFICISKQPHQQIIREGLDLLQKELG comes from the coding sequence ATGTCTAAAGACATCCGGATTAGAAAGGGGTTGAATATCAACCTCGTTGGGGCAGCAGAGCAGACTATTTCCAAAGCCGTTACTAGTAACGTTTATGCCCTGAACCTAGATGATTTCCATGGTATCACTCCAAAAATGTTGATAAAACAAGGGGAGGATATAAAGGCGGGGGAGCCCCTCTTTTATAACAAGAACAACGAAGAAATGCACTTTGTTTCCCCAGTGAGCGGTGAACTTGTGGAAATTGTCAGGGGAGCAAGGAGAAGAATCTTAACCTTAAAGATCCTTGCCGACAAAGAACAGGATTATGTAATAAACAAGGTGCCGGATTTGGACACTGCAAATGGGGAGACGATCAAGTCTTATCTATTGCAATGTGGTGGTTGGCCTTTTATAAAGCAAAGGCCCTACGATGTGATCGCCGACCCGGGCGTTACCCCGAAGGCTATTTTTATTTCGGCTTACGGTACAGCGCCATTGGCGGCCAATCCAGACTTTATCCTCAAGGATAAGGAGCAAGAAATTCAGGCGGCCATATTGGGGCTTGGCAAACTTACTCCCGGAAAAATCCATGTAACCGTTGGGAAATCCAACAGATCACCATTTAATGATATCGAAGGGGTTGAGCTTCATAAGATTTCCGGGCCACATCCTGCCGGATTGGTTGGAACGCAGATCAACAAAATAGATCCGATCAATAAAGGTGAGACCGTTTGGACCATTTCTCCGCAAGATTTGGTAATGTTGGGCGAGTTGTTGTTAACGGGCAAGTTCAATGCGGAAAGAATTGTAGCGCTGGCTGGCTCTGTGATTAAAGAGCCTAAGTATTACAAAACCAAGATCGGTGCGGAAATATCTACCTTTTTGTATGCCAGTGGTGTAAAACAGGATAGATTTCGATTGATCAACGGGGATGTGCTTACAGGTACAAAAACCAGTACGGAAGGTTATCTTGGATTTTATAATAATACCGTAACGGCAATTCCGGAAGGGGACGATTATGAGTTCTTTGGATGGAACAAGCCTATTTTCAATAAAATATCGTCTACTAGGGCTTTGACTTTTTCTTGGTTGCAGCCCAAAAAGAAATACGATTTGGATACCAATACCAACGGGGAGCACAGAGCTTTTGTTGTAACAGGAAAATATGAAGAGGTCTTTCCATTGGATATTTACCCTCTTCAACTCTTAAAGGCCTGTATGATTAAAGATTTGGACGAGATGGAGCAGTTGGGTCTATACGAAGTCGCTCCAGAGGATTTTTCTTTGACAGAATTCATATGCATATCAAAACAACCGCACCAGCAAATAATCAGGGAAGGATTGGATTTATTGCAAAAAGAACTTGGATAA
- a CDS encoding type IX secretion system plug protein domain-containing protein, with the protein MRFTYFVLLFIWMGHYAFAQVMKEVNPPENIKTIVFKGPTDDQFPVVKLGEPITLEFDDLLANEQDYYYKIIHCDYDWTPSQLLKSQYLSGADNQRIIDYENSYTTLQPYSNYRLTIPNENVNLRVSGNYLLEIYNSYGELQFSRRFVVFRDAVTVAGTVKRSRDFNYINTKQVVQFNINTAGFRVVNPKKEVKVAILQNHHWPTTLYHIAPQFTIGSELVYKYDQETSFFGGNEFLNFDTKDLRSPTFAISKIEMREVYHHYLFTNQYRYDREYTYFPDINGDFAVRTLQGDDVSREAEYSKVHFSLPYSDKIGLDQVFVIGKFNNYALEEENKMTFNEATGKFETSLMIKQGFYNYKYVVQREDGSLDPHLVSGNFHFTENNYLILVYYRDFGEMYDSIIGIGSVNSRNISN; encoded by the coding sequence ATGCGTTTTACCTACTTTGTGCTGTTGTTTATATGGATGGGCCACTATGCTTTTGCCCAAGTAATGAAGGAAGTCAACCCTCCTGAAAACATAAAAACCATTGTATTTAAAGGACCTACGGACGATCAATTCCCGGTGGTGAAACTAGGGGAACCCATTACCTTGGAATTTGATGATCTATTGGCCAACGAACAGGACTACTATTATAAGATAATCCATTGCGATTACGACTGGACCCCTTCGCAACTTTTAAAATCGCAATATCTTTCCGGAGCGGACAACCAACGCATTATAGATTACGAAAACAGCTATACCACTCTGCAGCCTTATTCCAATTATAGGCTCACAATACCGAACGAGAATGTAAATCTCCGGGTTTCTGGAAATTATTTATTGGAAATCTACAACAGTTACGGGGAACTTCAATTTTCTAGAAGATTCGTGGTCTTTCGGGATGCGGTCACTGTTGCCGGCACAGTAAAAAGATCTAGAGATTTCAATTACATCAACACGAAGCAGGTAGTGCAATTCAACATTAATACTGCCGGCTTTCGGGTAGTGAACCCCAAAAAAGAAGTAAAAGTTGCAATTTTACAAAACCATCATTGGCCCACTACATTGTACCATATTGCACCCCAATTCACCATTGGTAGCGAATTAGTGTACAAATACGATCAAGAAACCAGTTTTTTCGGAGGCAATGAATTTTTGAATTTTGACACCAAAGACCTTCGCTCCCCTACTTTCGCTATCTCCAAAATTGAAATGAGGGAGGTATACCACCATTATTTATTTACCAATCAATATCGATATGATCGCGAATACACTTACTTTCCCGACATTAACGGTGACTTTGCCGTTCGCACGCTCCAAGGTGACGACGTTTCAAGGGAGGCAGAATATTCAAAAGTCCATTTTAGCCTACCTTACTCGGATAAGATTGGACTGGACCAAGTGTTTGTAATCGGAAAATTCAATAATTACGCCTTGGAAGAGGAGAACAAAATGACCTTTAACGAGGCTACTGGAAAATTTGAGACTTCTTTAATGATCAAACAGGGCTTTTACAATTATAAGTATGTCGTTCAACGTGAAGACGGCTCCCTGGACCCCCATTTGGTAAGCGGCAATTTCCATTTTACCGAGAACAACTACTTAATTCTGGTATATTACCGCGATTTTGGCGAAATGTACGATAGCATCATCGGAATTGGCTCTGTAAACTCCAGAAATATTAGCAATTAA